In Lutra lutra chromosome 5, mLutLut1.2, whole genome shotgun sequence, a single genomic region encodes these proteins:
- the LOC125101212 gene encoding translation initiation factor IF-2-like: MGVCPGRAGRGGSRESSPGGARGGAPGGSSPGAAGLGPGVSREPWSGAGAQRPGRGAPSGRGPGPHGNPRAAPWPPRCRERWPCWPCGFPRETGGWLKEDPAQFCSDPGVRRSQSHALRATGSVQDWRAQ; this comes from the exons ATGGGGGTGTGCCCTGGACGCGCAGGCCGCGGCGGCTCCCGGGAAAGTTCTCCAGGCGGCGCGAGGGGTGGCGCCCCGGGCGGGAGCAGCCCAGGTGCTGCTGGGCTGGGCCCCGGCGtcagcagagagccctggagCGGAGCGGGGGCCCAGAGGCCGGGAAGGGGCGCCCCTTCCGGGCGGGGTCCCG GTCCGCACGGGAACCCGCGCGCCGCACCCTGGCCGCCCCGCTGTCGGGAGCGCTGGCCCTGCTGGCCGTGTGGGTTTCCTAGGGAGACTGGAGGGTGGCTCAAGGAAGACCCGGCGCAGTTCTGCTCGGACCCTGGCGTTCGGCGCTCCCAGTCCCACGCCCTCCGCGCGACGGGCAGTGTCCAGGACTGGCGGGCACAATAG